One Longimicrobium sp. genomic window, CAGGGCAGCGCGGCCCTTTTCACCCGCGAACAGCAATCCGGTCCGCAGTACCCGGCGCCAGTTTCTCGCCCGGATGCCGTCGCTGAAGTTCTCCGCCAGGCAGTCGACGAAGATCTTCGTCAGCGCCGACAGTCCGCGATGGAAGGCCGCTTCGGCCTCCGGGTCGCCCCGCACCAGCGGCCACTGGCGCTCGTAGACGACGCGGATGCTACGCAGCATGCGCTCCCCGTCGCGCGACGAGCTGGCGCTGTAGCGCCGGTAGCGCGTCACCGCGGGTTCCTCGTAGCACCAGGCCGGGTACGCGCGCGCCACTCGCAGGTAGAAGTCGAGGTCGTCCGCGCCCCACGGATCGCGAAAGCCCCCCACGGCCGCCACCGCCTCGCGCCTGAACATCGCCGACGAGGGCGGGATGATGTACCAGTCGAATCCGAGCAGGATGTTGTACAGCCAGGTTTCGCTCGGCAGGCTGGCTACGCCCCACGGGACGGGCGCTCCCTCGTACGTCATCTCCTCGCGCTTTCCGATGACGAACCCGCATTCGGGATGCTCCGCGAACGCACGGAGCCCCGCCTCCAGGGCCGGTGGCAGCAGGTGGTCGTCGGCATCCAGGAACACGAAGAAGCGGCCGCGGCTGGCACGGATGCCGGTGTTGCGCGCGACCGCCGAGCCGCCGTTGGCCTGCCGCAGCGTGACCGTGCCGGCGTGCCGGGCGGTGATGGCGCCGACGTCGAGGGGCGATCCGTCGTCCACGACCACGATCTCGTAGTCGCCGCACGTCTGTGCGGCGACCGTGTGCAGCGTCTCGTCGAGCAGTTCCGCCTGCTTCGGCGTCGCGACGTAGCACGGGATGACGATGGAGACGAGCGGCGCGGGAGGATGCGTCCCGTCCGCCGGTTCGGGCGCCACAGGTACATGTTCGGGTGCGGTCATCAAGCTCTCAGCAAAGGTGTGCCCGTTCGTCTCACGCAATTCGGCGGAGAGTGCCCCAGGGCGGCCGCGCTTCAGCGGCTCGCGGTGCCGAAGCGCTTTGCCGACTGGATGCGCGCCTTCCGCAACTCCTCGTCGCGGTTCCGCGGGGCGGATTTGATCTGGATGGAGTCGATCAGCCGCCGCGCGCTCGCGGTGATCTCCTCGACCGCCCGATTGAAGGCCTCTTCGTTCGCGCGTGAAGGGTGCGTGGTCCCGCTCAGTTTCCGGACGTACTGCAGTGCGGACGCGCGCACCTCGTCATCGGTCGCGGGTGGCTCGAAGTTGGCCAGCGTCTTGATGTTTCGGCACATCGGGCCTCGCTGGTTTCGGATGGGCTGCTAGCCCAACGCTGGTTGCTGATGCTGGAGCGCGCTTACCTGCGTCGCGTCAGCACGACGTGGGTTGCCGCGGCGGTCGGCACATGGGTCGTGCACTCATAGGCCAGAGCCGGGAGGTCCAGGCCCTGCCACAGGTGCTCGCCGGACCCGAGCAATCTGGGCGCAACCGCCACGTGCAGCTCGTCGATGAGCCCCGCTTCCAGGTACTGGCGGACCGTCGCCACGCCACCTCCGATCTGCACATCCTTCCCGGCCGCGGCCGCGGTGGCGCGCTCCAGCGCCTCACCGATGCCGCCCGTGACGAAGTGGAAGACCGTACCGCCTTCCATCTGAACCGATGGGCGGTCGTGATGCGTCAGCACGAAGACCGGGCCACGATAAGGTGGGTTCTTTCCCCACCAGCCGCGCCAGGTATCATCGGGCCACGGACCGCGGAGCGGGCCGAACATGTTGCGTCCCATGATCCAGGCGCCGACGCCCTCCCCGAACCGCGCCGCGAAATCGTCATCCACCCCCGTGGTGCCGCCGGTCTTTCCGCCCATCCGCTGGAAGGTGCGCGTCGCGACGTACCAGTCGTGCAACTCTTCACCGCCGATCCCGAGGGGATCCTCGCGCGTCTGGCGCGGGCCCGCTCCGTATCCATCGAGTGATACCGTGAAGTTATGCACTCGTACACGAGTCATTGCTTGCTCCCGAGCCAGGATGACGATCCGAGAACTCCCGCTTCGACCGGTATGGCCCCCGTCAACCAAACGGCTGTACCGTCACCAGACGCCCGGGACCAGCCGGTGGCGTACACGCCCGGCATACGCCACCTAGCCCGGCAGTTCCCGCCGCAGGACGCCCCGCGGAAACGAACACCGTCGTGGCCAGGAGAGCGGCGTCGGCGAGAGGCGGCGGGCAACCATCAGCATTGGCAGATGGAGGAGCGAAGCGCCACACGAGGCAAAGGTCAGGGGCGTGGGGCCGGCGCGCAAGGCTTTCCTCTCGGCCGAAAACGGCTCCGACTGCAAAGGATCGCCGGCCTTTCGCCACATGCAACCGGGTGTCAGGCCGCGGATGGTCCCGATGAGATCAGGTACGTGGTGATCTCGAACTGGTGCCCATCAGGATCCTCGAAGTAGACCGAATGAGCAGCGTCATGGTCCTGGAAGCGAAAGGA contains:
- a CDS encoding glycosyltransferase family A protein, with amino-acid sequence MTAPEHVPVAPEPADGTHPPAPLVSIVIPCYVATPKQAELLDETLHTVAAQTCGDYEIVVVDDGSPLDVGAITARHAGTVTLRQANGGSAVARNTGIRASRGRFFVFLDADDHLLPPALEAGLRAFAEHPECGFVIGKREEMTYEGAPVPWGVASLPSETWLYNILLGFDWYIIPPSSAMFRREAVAAVGGFRDPWGADDLDFYLRVARAYPAWCYEEPAVTRYRRYSASSSRDGERMLRSIRVVYERQWPLVRGDPEAEAAFHRGLSALTKIFVDCLAENFSDGIRARNWRRVLRTGLLFAGEKGRAALRRRS
- a CDS encoding DUF2277 domain-containing protein, coding for MCRNIKTLANFEPPATDDEVRASALQYVRKLSGTTHPSRANEEAFNRAVEEITASARRLIDSIQIKSAPRNRDEELRKARIQSAKRFGTASR
- a CDS encoding dihydrofolate reductase family protein — protein: MTRVRVHNFTVSLDGYGAGPRQTREDPLGIGGEELHDWYVATRTFQRMGGKTGGTTGVDDDFAARFGEGVGAWIMGRNMFGPLRGPWPDDTWRGWWGKNPPYRGPVFVLTHHDRPSVQMEGGTVFHFVTGGIGEALERATAAAAGKDVQIGGGVATVRQYLEAGLIDELHVAVAPRLLGSGEHLWQGLDLPALAYECTTHVPTAAATHVVLTRRR